The Cylindrospermum stagnale PCC 7417 genome segment TGCTAGGTAATAAAGAATTGTTACAAAGTATTTTTCTTTCTAAAAAGCTAAATAAAAGCTTGTATGTTGAAAACCTAGTGTATAAAGGAGATATAGCTAAATGAATCAGTATACTGCTATCACCTTTGCACCAGTTCAAGGATTTATTGAGAAATCCCGCAAACTCCGCGATTTGTATGGTGCATCTTTGATTCTCTCTTACCTAAGTCAGCAGTTAGTAAAAGAGTTTCATAAACCACCAGAACTAGAAGTAATTTCTCCAGCAAGTCATAATTTGCAGAAAGGGATGCCTAATCGGATTCTGATTAAAGGAGAAGTTAGTAAAGGTGATGCAGAGATAATCCTCACCTCTGCTTGGAAGAAAATTTTACAAGTATGTCGGACTTGGGTTGAGAAAAAATTACCTGATTATCAATACCACTGGGAACGGGAGTGGACGCTTTGGGGTTGTCACACCTGGGAAATATTTCAAGGAAGAGGTGACACTATCCAAGCAGCGATGGATGATTTGGAGACTCGGAAATTATCCCGTGCTTGGACTGCGGTTAACTGGATTGGTGAGAGTTCTAGCTTGACGGGTACAGATGCGATCGCATTTCCGGGACTAGGTGCAGAAACTCGTAATCCTAAAAATATGAACTATCGTTCAGAGAATGATAGCATTAAAGGCTTTTATACACAACTTGCCAGAAAATTAGATAATTGTCCACCTGACAAACAACCAGAAGGTAAATATATTGCACCTAACGAAAAGCTGAGTATTCCTGAATTGGTAAAACGTCTAATTACCTTACCAGAAATAGCAGATTTAATCAGCCAAGCAATACCTAATAATCAACCATTAGAAAAACTCAAACGATTTCAAGAAATTGAACGCAAACCCAATAAAAATGTACCTGGACAATGGACAGGTTGGTTTATGGGAGATGGTGACAAAGTTGGAGATTATTTAAAAAAATTAGCAGATGAAAATGATAGTGATATAAGAATTGAAACATTTAGTCAAGGAATGCGAAATTGGGGAAAACAATTTGAGCAAAATTTTCCTGAAGACCTAGGTAGAGTAGTTTATGCAGGTGGTGATGATTTTTTAGGCATAATTTATAGTAAAAATCCTGCTGAACCGATTCAACCATTAACAGCATATCAATGGTTAATGGCAATAAATGATAAATGGCAAGAACATAAACAGAGTATTACTGTAAGTGTTGGCTTTGTTTGGGTTGCTGGTAGTGTACCCCAGCGAGACGTTTTACAACATTGTCGAGAAGCGGAAAAAGTAGCTAAATCTTTAGGACGCAACCGAGTCACAATTAGAGTAGTTTTTAATAGTGGTCAATATGTGCAATGGACTTGTCCCTGGGATTATTTGCATATTTTAACGCAGTATCGAGATAGAGAAAAACAATCTAACTGGAGTCATGTTTATCAAGACTTAGCACATTTAGAATCTCGACGAACATTTAAAATTGAGAATGCCAAAGAAGCTTATATTGTCCAAAAATCAGCAATTGAATTTTTTGAGGTTTACTTTCCAGGAGAAGGACAGAAATTACTAGAAGATAAAAATTATAAATTAGCGCAATATCTTGTTGGATTTAACGAAAATGATGACGAAATAGATAGAGCAAAAGCCACAATTGATTGGATGACAGATTTAATTAAAGTAGGCTGGCATTTATGTTCAAATACCTAATTAGTATTAATCCGTTAGGATTTATGTATGGAAGTGCTGGGGCATTTCTCTCACCAGAAAACCTAGTTGGACGTTCCGGTGCTAAATTTCCTCCTGAAGCTTCCACACTATCAGGTTTAATATTTAGCATCAGCAAAACGACCGGACAATTTACTCAAACAGAATTGAGAGATAATCTCTATGTTACAGGCCCATTTTGGGCAAAATCCAATACCAAACAAAACTTTTATATTCCCATTCCCTGGCATAAAATCATCTCTAAAAAAGGCATAGGAGAATGGCAAATAGAAAATGGTGAATGGCAATTAGAAAAGGATATAGAAAAACCAGAACCTGATTATCGTTGGCAAACTATAGACTCTTGGAAAACATCATCAAAAGGACTCAAAGCAAGTAAATCAATTGCTGACAGTCCTTGGAAGTTCGTTTCTTTTCTCCATCCTAAAATTCAACAATCAGAACGTTGTGTAGAAAAATCTGACGGACTATTTCTAGAAAACTCTGTGCAGATTCCCGACGATGTTTGTTTAATTTATTTATCAACTTATCCCATTGATAACGGTTGGTATCGGTTCGGTGGTGAAAATCACATTGTCGAAATCTCCTGTGACAAACTGAATCAAAAAACAGTAGATATTTTAAATCAACCCATCGCTAAAAGTTTCGCTTTAATCACACCAGGAATTTGGGGTTCTAACCGTATATCTTACCGTCAACCTCAACATGATAATTTTCCTGAAACTATGCAAATGTTAACTGATAAACCAGTTCCCTATCGTTATCGTTCCCAAGGGACATTAGGAAGAGGACGTTATGCAGTTCCTGCTGGGAGTGTTTACGTTCTCAAAGAACCCATAGATAAACCTTGGTGGGAATGGGATGAAGCATGGTTTCCCAAAGAAGGTTATAGCCTTAAAAAAGTTGGGTGTGGTTTGTGTTTACCAGTAGAAATTAAAGGAGTCGCATAAAATGTACAAAAAAGCTTATGGCATAATTGAAACTTTAGCACCACTTCATGTAGGTGCAACAGCCGGACAAGAAAGCGGTAATTTAAACCTAATTTTCCGCGACCAATTTACCCAAACTGGCATCATTCCCGGTAGTTCTATTCGTGGTCGTCTGCGGTCAGAAATGCGTCTGCTAGAAAATGGAGAAACAGAAACAAACTATTGGTATGGTAACGAAGCAGGTGCAGAAGAATCAAATAACAACGAATCTATCGTTAAATTTGAGTATGCTTCTATTATTTGGATTCCTGTTTTTTGTCCAGGACAACCAATAGTTTGGGTAACCTGTCCTCGTTTACTGCAACGTTATCAAAGAATTGCTGGTGATACAGTTCAAGTACAAGTAGATGGTCAAACTAAATTTCTCAAAGAGGTAGAAATTCCTGATGCTTATACTGGTTCAAAAAACTTGAGAACAAAATCATTACCAGGTGGGACAAAAACCTTATTCTTTAACTTAGGTTTTGTAACTATCAAGAAAACAGTAGACTTATCCCCTTGGTTTCCCGCTAAAAAAGAGCAACCTGCAATCATAGTAGATGATAGTGATATCGGCATGATTCACGATATGGCTTTATATCGTCAAAGTCGTGTGCGATTAAAAGCAGACCAAAAAGTAGTAGATGGTGGTGGTTTCTTTAATACCGAAGCTTTACCAGAAGGAACAATTTTAGTATTTCCGATTGCTATCAGAAATGATAAATCTGGCAAAAATTGGCAACCTTTCAATGGTAGTCAAAGCACAGATATTTATCTTGGTGGTCTAGAATCTATCGGTTTGGGTCATTGTGAATTAACTTTAAATGGATTGTAAATATATGACTTGGAAATCTTATAACTTAGACCAAGAAGCACAAAAATTAGTCCTCAAACATCGTGACAAAAAAGGGGTAATTGGTCAATCACACAAAA includes the following:
- a CDS encoding Cas10/Cmr2 second palm domain-containing protein, whose translation is MNQYTAITFAPVQGFIEKSRKLRDLYGASLILSYLSQQLVKEFHKPPELEVISPASHNLQKGMPNRILIKGEVSKGDAEIILTSAWKKILQVCRTWVEKKLPDYQYHWEREWTLWGCHTWEIFQGRGDTIQAAMDDLETRKLSRAWTAVNWIGESSSLTGTDAIAFPGLGAETRNPKNMNYRSENDSIKGFYTQLARKLDNCPPDKQPEGKYIAPNEKLSIPELVKRLITLPEIADLISQAIPNNQPLEKLKRFQEIERKPNKNVPGQWTGWFMGDGDKVGDYLKKLADENDSDIRIETFSQGMRNWGKQFEQNFPEDLGRVVYAGGDDFLGIIYSKNPAEPIQPLTAYQWLMAINDKWQEHKQSITVSVGFVWVAGSVPQRDVLQHCREAEKVAKSLGRNRVTIRVVFNSGQYVQWTCPWDYLHILTQYRDREKQSNWSHVYQDLAHLESRRTFKIENAKEAYIVQKSAIEFFEVYFPGEGQKLLEDKNYKLAQYLVGFNENDDEIDRAKATIDWMTDLIKVGWHLCSNT
- a CDS encoding type III-B CRISPR module-associated Cmr3 family protein, whose amino-acid sequence is MFKYLISINPLGFMYGSAGAFLSPENLVGRSGAKFPPEASTLSGLIFSISKTTGQFTQTELRDNLYVTGPFWAKSNTKQNFYIPIPWHKIISKKGIGEWQIENGEWQLEKDIEKPEPDYRWQTIDSWKTSSKGLKASKSIADSPWKFVSFLHPKIQQSERCVEKSDGLFLENSVQIPDDVCLIYLSTYPIDNGWYRFGGENHIVEISCDKLNQKTVDILNQPIAKSFALITPGIWGSNRISYRQPQHDNFPETMQMLTDKPVPYRYRSQGTLGRGRYAVPAGSVYVLKEPIDKPWWEWDEAWFPKEGYSLKKVGCGLCLPVEIKGVA
- the cmr4 gene encoding type III-B CRISPR module RAMP protein Cmr4 yields the protein MYKKAYGIIETLAPLHVGATAGQESGNLNLIFRDQFTQTGIIPGSSIRGRLRSEMRLLENGETETNYWYGNEAGAEESNNNESIVKFEYASIIWIPVFCPGQPIVWVTCPRLLQRYQRIAGDTVQVQVDGQTKFLKEVEIPDAYTGSKNLRTKSLPGGTKTLFFNLGFVTIKKTVDLSPWFPAKKEQPAIIVDDSDIGMIHDMALYRQSRVRLKADQKVVDGGGFFNTEALPEGTILVFPIAIRNDKSGKNWQPFNGSQSTDIYLGGLESIGLGHCELTLNGL